A stretch of Coccidioides posadasii str. Silveira chromosome 2, complete sequence DNA encodes these proteins:
- a CDS encoding uncharacterized protein (TransMembrane:1 (i96-115o)): protein MNRSGSFHQRKDKSSSQEFLFYFLKMPLTLSAEVRSSSLKTCRSSFVECPFPLTLCPSSDRHWRHTIQQSAISYTFTLISDNIFLNRSGQRRQKRLKLLFVLQIKGFSFAIFNFGT from the coding sequence aTGAACCGGTCTGGATCGTTTCATCAACGTAAAGATAAATCCTCTAGTCAAGAATTCCTTTTCTATTTCCTCAAGATGCCCTTAACACTTTCAGCAGAAGTACGGTCTTCTAGCTTGAAAACATGTCGGTCTTCTTTTGTGGAGTGTCCTTTCCCACTTACTCTGTGTCCCTCTTCCGACCGACATTGGAGACATACGATTCAACAATCTGCCATTTCATATACCTTCACTTTGATTTCTGACAATATCTTCTTAAACAGATCGGGGCAGAGACGACAGAAGAGACTCAAGCTTTTATTTGTGCTGCAAATTAAAGGCTTCTCCTTTGCTATTTTCAATTTTGGCACCTAG
- a CDS encoding uncharacterized protein (EggNog:ENOG410PKWV~COG:U~BUSCO:14062at33183) — MLSVLRKARLKDKEMRILMLGLDNAGKTTIVKRIMNEDVTTVSPTLGFIIKTIDFGGYKLNIWDVGGQKTLRSYWRNYFEKTDALIWVVDATDRLRVDDCRQELAGLLLEERLMGASLLVFLNKTDVDGCMNEADVREALQLDAIKTHKWTIIRCSAMTGLNLNEGLSWVVQDAKERLFLY, encoded by the exons ATGCTTTCAGTTCTGAGAAAAGCTCGACTCAAGGATAAGGAGATGCGGATTCTAATGCT AGGACTGGACAACGCAGGCAAAACCACCATTGTGAAAAGGATTATGAATGAAGATGTCACCACCGTAAGCCCAACGCTCGGTTTTATTATTAAAACCATCGATTTTGGGGG GTATAAGTTGAATATCT GGGATGTTGGCGGCCAAAAAACTTTACGATCTTACTGGAGAAACTATTTCGAAAAGACGGACGCACTGATTTGGGTGGTTGATGCTACGGACCGATTGAGAGTTGATGATTGCCGCCAGGAGCTGGCTGGCTTGCTTTTGGAAGAG CGACTTATGGGGGCGAGTCTTCTAGTTTTTCTAAACAAAACCGATGTTGATGGCTGTATGAATGAAGCGGATGTTCGAGAA GCACTGCAGTTAGATGCAATTAAAACGCATAAATGGACCATAATCCGATGCAGTGCTATGACGGGCCTAAACTTGAATGAGGGCCTTTCATGGGTGGTACAGGATGCGAAAGAACGTCTGTTTCTTTACTGA
- a CDS encoding uncharacterized protein (EggNog:ENOG410PXAE~COG:K~BUSCO:11079at33183), giving the protein MPQPPTIFPKLHVSARPPEYMSASSTPVAFPKFGPSQHAADTHLHQQIFRTRRKHVLKACDRCRVKKTKCDGNQPCYRCASYNHPCLFRERKVTQTKTYSRGFVEMLESHHALVVKALQKLYTHCINNKCFPGEPIDVVDGYPLTHAILDRLGLIKEAEESTSHILDEDAIEASQYWRFDRRCAGSVDSEDTSSTQASPIERSPASESTSGSPSPKPNGINREQSFAGLQDVYTPYGPFPCTNDQVWPVATTSTPAQVVDFTITTTTSEFQAGTRYLTTTPTNGVRQDTSPHDSTAKSPSTVPSGHSPQSMYHGPYTGLSNLSYQHSGDNLSSAEQYTWAPNPWNRIKDSQHLDLHCP; this is encoded by the exons ATGCCACAACCACCCACCATCTTCCCGAAACTTCATGTTTCAGCCAGGCCACCGGAATATATGTCCGCATCCAGTACACCGGTAGCATTCCCGAAGTTCGGGCCCTCGCAGCACGCCGCTGATACACACCTGCATCAGCAAATATTTCGGACGAGACGGAAACATGTCCTTAAAGCCTGTGACCGCTGCAGGGTGAAAAAAACAAAG TGCGATGGGAATCAGCCATGCTATCGTTGTGCATCCTATAATCATCCTTGCCTCTTTCGTGAAAGAAAGGTCACCCAGACCAAGACCTACTCTCGAGG ATTTGTTGAGATGCTCGAATCCCATCATGCCTTGGTTGTTAAGGCATTACAGAAGTTATACACTCATTGCATCAACAACAAATGTTTTCCCGGAGAACCAATCGATGTCGTTGATGGCTATCCCTTAACCCATGCCATCTTGGATAGGCTCGGTTTAataaaagaagcagaagaatcCACATCTCATATACTGGATGAAGACGCCATCGAAGCATCGCAATATTGGAGATTCGATCGCCGATGTGCGGGCTCCGTTGATTCGGAAGATACTTCGTCTACACAAGCCAGCCCCATTGAACGATCCCCAGCCAGTGAGTCAACTTCAGGATCTCCTTCTCCAAAGCCCAATGGAATAAATCGTGAGCAATCCTTTGCCGGTCTACAGGACGTTTACACTCCATATGGGCCGTTTCCCTGCACTAATGACCAGGTCTGGCCTGTGGCCACAACCTCTACACCAGCTCAAGTTGTGGACTTCACCATTACGACCACAACGTCTGAATTCCAAGCTGGAACGCGATACCTAACCACTACCCCTACAAATGGTGTTCGTCAGGATACTTCACCTCACGATTCAACAGCCAAAAGTCCTTCCACAGTCCCATCAGGTCATAGCCCACAGTCAATGTATCATGGACCGTATACTGGATTATCCAATCTCTCTTATCAACATTCCGGTGACAATCTTTCAAGTGCAGAGCAGTACACATGGGCACCGAACCCTTGGAACAGGATAAAGGATAGCCAACATCTCGACTTACACTGCCCTTAA
- a CDS encoding uncharacterized protein (EggNog:ENOG410PT52), translated as MDSNAGPEKWKELMAAFRAFNSQAATKYRNMPKKTENEAASHAAETPRFKATPAKHASDSRDAKLNVSMGTASTVMTSPNSGKPRNPVETLASSASSGTSKKNHVEVNKQNARSQTNDIPANRAEKLSTSNSIPIKSYPILTDLPRDTAPEDQAVSPASKPSMSVSFSVSTIEPRISEQLEPEDLRSGSSCQEAKETADYHVADDMDSSGSDEIVFRQDEHNMVGPRLHARKQGVEQDKGNPVVAQRDAGKESGDPSIGQSVPNAEKNKNAPVKVFTIEEKRAKLQRLQERELHKIRMRLLEPEEDEISAKSLKLAREGPGTSPDSEISHRIRSFVLEPPKGINLALPDSESASHGHHRSTGIVVARSTLTVPEDHREASIELRNNSDFQPVLVDWQYRPWDIHDDEWTKRFADWLECNIRLGSYVEIHSGPFTNADFHPDGVTGFVELDFEAPTAHLDMSIPENAHAHETSAGYVYNWNLRLEHEKAKEIEEKKRNTAHVRAVAKMRPEPHPFAPKTNVYLRPVEAKDIPGLTKLYNWYIKNSTRCIELDDISEDVMKIRVDENEAAGFPCLIAAEHKPGRGYPMNSENEMIYGFIMASEFSGKRTANRYAAELELFVNPTQYNRRVGRSLLDKMIDLCDPKYTPKRGYNFDCVMPKRSLYCGVDVRPLSRLVVVVHHSADEVNEYRWLRRWMEQEFGFVEQGLLQGTAVKQRKVLNSAYLVRTTPLQPETKGDNQVVQWRFR; from the exons ATGGACTCCAACGCGGGTCCGGAAAAGTGGAAGGAACTCATGGCAGCTTTTCGGGCATTTAATAGTCAAGCTGCAACCAAGTATAGGAATATGCCCAAAAAAACAGAAAACGAAGCTGCTTCTCATGCAGCAGAGACTCCCAGGTTCAAAGCGACACCTGCAAAGCATGCCTCTGACAGCCGAGATGCTAAGCTCAATGTCAGTATGGGAACTGCAAGTACTGTCATGACTTCTCCAAACTCCGGAAAGCCGAGGAATCCTGTGGAAACCCTAGCAAGCAGCGCTTCATCAGGAACATCCAAAAAAAATCACGTTGAAGTAAACAAACAGAACGCAAGATCACAAACAAATGACATTCCAGCCAATAGAGCTGAAAAAC TTTCCACCTCCAACTCTATTCCCATCAAGTCATATCCCATTCTGACGGATCTGCCTAGAGACACGGCTCCGGAAGACCAAGCTGTCAGCCCAGCTTCTAAGCCATCCATGTCGGTCAGCTTTTCTGTTTCAACAATAGAACCAAGGATCTCCGAACAACTTGAACCCGAAGACCTGCGCAGTGGATCAAGCTGCCAGGAAGCGAAAGAGACTGCGGATTATCATGTTGCTGATG ATATGGATTCAAGCGGTTCTGACGAGATAGTTTTTCGCCAAGACGAACATAACATGGTTGGCCCTCGATTGCATGCTCGCAAGCAGGGCGTTGAGCAAGATAAAGGAAATCCAGTTGTGGCACAAAGGGACGCGGGAAAGGAAAGTGGCGACCCTTCAATCGGCCAGTCGGTTCCAAATGCggagaaaaataaaaatgcacCTGTTAAAGTGTTCACCAtagaagaaaaaagggcCAAGCTTCAAAGGCTCCAAGAACGAGAATTGCACAAGATTCGTATGAGGCTACTCGAACCCGAGGAAGATGAAATCAGTGCGAAATCGTTAAAGCTTGCTCGAGAAGGACCAGGGACTAGCCCTGATTCTGAAATCTCTCATCGCATTAGAAGCTTTGTCCTCGAGCCACCCAAGGGCATAAATCTAGCTCTTCCGGATTCAGAGTCTGCTAGCCACGGTCACCATCGTTCGACCGGTATCGTAGTTGCAAGATCTACCCTCACTGTCCCCGAAGATCACCGAGAAGCCAGCATTGAGTTGCGAAACAATTCAGATTTTCAGCCCGTCTTGGTCGACTGGCAATATCGTCCTTGGGATATCCATGATGATGAGTGGACCAAAAGATTCGCTGACTGGTTGGAGTGCAATATAAGACTTGGCTCCTACGTCGAGATACATTCTGGCCCTTTCACCAACGCCGACTTCCATCCTGATGGAGTAACCGGGTTTGTGGAGCTGGATTTTGAAGCGCCAACCGCCCATCTCGATATGTCGATTCCGGAAAATGCTCATGCCCATGAAACATCTGCCGGGTATGTTTATAACTGGAATCTCAGACTTGAGCACGAAAAGGCCAAAGAGATAGAAGAGAAGAAACGGAACACTGCCCATGTCAGAGCTGTGGCTAAGATGAGACCTGAACCGCACCCTTTTGCTCCAAAGACCAACGTTTATCTCCGCCCGGTGGAGGCAAAGGATATCCCGGGTTTGACCAAATTGTATAACTGGTACATTAAAAATTCCACGCGATGCATTGAGTTGGACGATATATCTGAAGATGTAATGAAAATTCGTGTGGACGAAAATGAAGCTGCGGGCTTCCCCTGTCTTATCGCAGCAGAGCATAAGCCAGGACGCGGATATCCCATGAATAGCGAGAACGAGATGATTTATGGCTTCATTATGGCAAGTGAATTCTCCGGCAAACGAACTGCAAATAGATATGCGGCCGAGTTGGAATTGTTCGTCAATCCAACACAATATAATCGTCGTGTTGGCCGAAGCCTATTGGATAAAATGATCGACTTGTGTGACCCAAAATACACGCCCAAACGTGGCTATAATTTCGACTGTGTCATGCCCAAAAGAAGCCTCTATTGCGGTGTAGACGTCCGCCCGTTATCAAGGCTCGTCGTTGTCGTGCATCATTCGGCTGATGAAGTAAACGAATATCGATGGTTAAGAAGATGGATGGAGCAAGAATTTGGCTTCGTCGAACAGGGACTGCTTCAAGGAACCGCAGTTAAGCAGCGGAAAGT ACTGAACTCCGCTTATCTCGTCCGTACTACCCCTCTACAGCCCGAAACAAAGGGGGACAACCAAGTCGTCCAGTGGCGCTTCCGTTAA
- a CDS encoding uncharacterized protein (EggNog:ENOG410PG87~COG:Z~BUSCO:532at33183), with amino-acid sequence MSLEQGPEGAEDVNDFLVRIRELGEKRDKEDEERTRKLEEEILQGRREREARRAERARSISPTKDSPPILGSLIQRESLLSASTPSQSIVPPVELLPTTKTLDLDLISRDTVPDGVDTDINNQIDGDSKGNTENYPPPSSRSRAMSWRQRPLSRDIEPLTSLKFLGDLTPITPEKADRETSATESDSTMSREQIAQSLGSKDPSWFKQTSDRGIGSQAYRRAPNASLSELQLSGGTVKLPGLSKESPIALEASYDNGERSRSPSRASSVYGGSSFGNRYSSVSASGTSGLGSPVPLSSTHRLDGRPPSSSGDNQTPDRVAMSPSQSRLVSDRPSSPTKGLGGFVQSAMMKRSDSVSKRWSAQPGSNTFRNSFISIRGDLPGSRASFQSSKLQATSTAQEPISRPGSSHSEATVVRHSSDENPAPNTENEAPKDGTTPSNRIGRSSFSYSGSRPGSVSTPDDLPITPSKTMDPKRWSPTKASWLESALNKPEFPRLKTPKTPHDPEWKKDFTHKLRSSRDIGRSDKSQDSYAEPTMGREKVGDRDPGMIEALKSSDSHTTSPGKVQQAGSETPFETTSSSIVEDTTKDRPRSQYPAIPSKSQELELKIREASRDNTPVVSPIARSPNSPIEKVPSSLGTSKPPGPRPPVNDFRANLRRREAPIEKPSNDEPEFKSVFGKLRRTETKNYVAPNELKENILKGKAALNATGGPRKTPRVDEFKDSILKQKEAMKVGGGSIRRTTSDDRRLPGAPQSPIPEAISRRNALNRSDSTRSNISTSSGIPLTPKPFQSKFSHSNIESEPSLRSGQTSPVKQPENEHAPEQLPVASIPDPSRKIPEDAQIKTHSPLPSSPAPRPRSETVKSKLADRLNPALAGILARGPPSETKPASANSVDIYSTRCSQESSAAPLTHMTKSRAKGPKRRLPQKVKAERSQSTPQADDPFPPGMKLDDYPTDISPTKSMPGFTEQLESLNINGQETAMPSGRVDSLNSLPKSNNLHSDLSSKNLAVSKPELLPSTTSSEPKEPARLISKPSPLSINTEPKDNPRAVSNYPASPLGSSQSPIIPKKPRLYERSSAHDIKQPSHLSTASSEEAGDSQVTGLKSHPSRDGISSYIGKRVVSPPVPSKPSSINTAQSNSQGLVSSTSPFPQTPEAARLFSTFFDVAPSAKNKVDIDPSAILSSNSVPSPKTKTVRRQIWEFGNDGKRRDLPANQEYILFEQSMYLCIHTFETANGSSTTQTHLWCGDGISEGTIEDAQLFARKLARENNSKLEILRQGKETANFIQALGGIILTRRGSSSRADSPALYMLCGRRHLGQIAFDEVDMTRQSLCSGYPFILSAKFGNLYLWKGRGSTADELGCARLIGMDLGLTGEIEEITEGEEPSSFFDCFPNSHVDRTYPSADHWRFKANNEKFCSRLFRIDHGLGQGFGAAFWNRRGANSPVTRPNDTVQSIEPFCQRDLDNGHIYVLDAFFEIYVIVGGQAFSRSAEFASALVFAQEYGFLAVSEQDRPFLPKSYVVLNGLTEECKRAFRKWDDRLDGFSNGQPVRVLPLNAAIEAIR; translated from the exons ATGTCGCTCGAGCAGGGCCCTGAAGGTGCGGAGGATGTCAACGACTTCCTCGTACGCATCCGAGAGCTCGGCGAGAAACGCGATAAGGAAGATGAGGAGAGAACGAGAAAACTCGAAGAGGAGATCTTACAGGGCCGGAGAGAGCGGGAAGCTAGGCGAGCTG AACGCGCGCGGTCTATTTCTCCGACGAAGGATTCCCCTCCGATACTGGGTAGTCTAATTCAGAGGGAGTCGCTTTTGAGCGCGTCCACACCGTCGCAGTCAATCGTCCCTCCGGTTGAGCTGCTCCCCACTACAAAAACCCTCGATTTGGACCTGATATCACGCGATACAGTCCCTGATGGTGTTGATACGGATATAAACAATCAAATCGATGGTGATTCAAAAGGAAATACTGAAAATTACCCACCCCCATCCAGTCGATCCCGCGCTATGTCCTGGAGGCAACGCCCACTATCAAGAGATATTGAGCCCTTAACTTCTTTGAAATTTCTCGGGGATCTAACCCCAATTACACCGGAAAAGGCAGATAGAGAGACGTCAGCGACCGAATCCGACTCAACGATGTCGCGCGAGCAAATTGCACAGTCGTTAGGTTCGAAGGACCCCTCATGGTTCAAACAAACAAGTGACCGAGGAATTGGCTCGCAGGCATATAGAAGGGCACCGAATGCATCTTTATCAGAGCTACAACTATCTGGGGGCACCGTTAAACTCCCTGGGTTGAGCAAAGAGTCCCCCATTGCTCTAGAAGCGAGCTATGACAATGGCGAAAGGTCCCGCTCTCCATCGCGAGCAAGTTCCGTTTACGGTGGAAGCAGCTTTGGGAATCGTTACTCTAGCGTGTCCGCCTCTGGAACCAGTGGGCTGGGATCTCCAGTTCCACTGTCAAGCACTCACAGACTCGACGGTCGTCCACCTTCGAGCAGTGGCGATAACCAAACACCTGATCGTGTTGCAATGTCACCTTCGCAAAGTCGCCTTGTATCTGATCGCCCATCGTCACCCACTAAAGGCTTAGGCGGTTTTGTCCAAAGTGCCATGATGAAACGCTCCGATAGTGTTTCAAAACGATGGAGCGCACAGCCAGGCTCAAACACTTTTCGAAATAGTTTTATTTCAATCCGTGGTGATCTTCCTGGTTCCAGAGCAAGCTTCCAATCCTCGAAGCTCCAAGCTACCTCGACGGCGCAAGAACCCATCTCTCGGCCAGGATCGAGCCATAGTGAGGCGACTGTAGTACGGCATTCTTCGGACGAGAATCCCGCTCCAAATACCGAGAACGAAGCTCCCAAAGATGGAACTACACCAAGCAACCGCATAGGAAGATCGTCCTTCTCATATTCTGGTTCGAGACCGGGCTCAGTTTCAACACCAGACGACCTACCCATCACTCCATCCAAAACAATGGACCCAAAAAGATGGAGTCCTACGAAGGCTTCGTGGTTGGAAAGTGCGCTTAACAAGCCGGAATTCCCGAGGCTGAAGACGCCCAAAACACCTCATGACCCCGAATGGAAAAAGGATTTTACCCACAAGCTTCGGTCTTCTAGAGATATTGGTCGCAGTGATAAAAGTCAAGACTCATACGCAGAACCTACGATGGGCAGGGAAAAAGTGGGCGATAGGGACCCTGGCATGATAGAGGCGCTTAAGAGTTCAGACTCACATACAACTTCTCCCGGAAAGGTCCAGCAAGCAGGTTCAGAAACCCCGTTCGAGACAACTAGTTCCAGTATTGTGGAAGATACAACCAAAGACAGGCCCCGGTCGCAATACCCAGCTATCCCTTCAAAATCCCAGGAACTAGAGTTGAAAATACGCGAGGCTTCGCGAGACAACACACCTGTCGTCTCCCCTATAGCGAGGTCACCAAACAGTCCCATTGAAAAAGTGCCTTCGAGCTTAGGTACCTCTAAACCCCCGGGCCCAAGGCCTCCGGTGAATGATTTCCGTGCAAACCTTCGGCGTCGTGAGGCTCCAATCGAGAAACCTAGCAACGACGAGCCCGAGTTTAAGAGTGTATTCGGAAAGCTGCGGAGAACCGAGACTAAAAACTACGTTGCGCCCAATGAGCTCAAAGAGAATATTCTCAAAGGGAAAGCTGCTTTGAATGCAACAGGAGGCCCAAGGAAAACCCCGAGGGTCGATGAATTCAAGGATAGCATTCTGAAGCAAAAAGAAGCGATGAAAGTGGGTGGAGGTTCCATTAGACGGACGACAAGCGATGACAGGCGGCTCCCTGGAGCCCCACAGTCCCCAATTCCCGAAGCTATCTCAAGAAGAAACGCATTGAACAGGTCTGATAGCACGAGAAGCAATATTTCGACTTCTAGCGGCATTCCTCTGACTCCCAAGCCGTTCCAGTCAAAATTTTCACACTCCAACATTGAATCAGAGCCATCCCTTCGATCAGGTCAAACCTCACCTGTAAAACAGCCGGAAAACGAACATGCCCCCGAGCAGTTGCCAGTCGCTTCCATACCTGACCCTTCCCGGAAAATACCCGAAGATGCTCAGATCAAGACCCATTCGCCACTACCTAGCTCGCCAGCACCTCGTCCCCGCAGCGAAACTGTTAAGAGTAAACTTGCCGATCGTCTAAATCCAGCGCTCGCGGGAATTCTTGCCAGAGGCCCACCATCTGAAACCAAGCCTGCTTCGGCGAATTCCGTAGATATCTATAGTACACGGTGTTCCCAAGAGTCCTCAGCTGCTCCGCTAACACACATGACAAAATCCCGCGCCAAGGGCCCTAAAAGACGATTGCCACAGAAGGTGAAGGCAGAGAGGTCGCAATCCACGCCACAAGCCGACGACCCTTTTCCACCAGGCATGAAACTGGATGACTATCCCACCGACATATCTCCAACAAAAAGTATGCCGGGCTTCACTGAACAGCTGGAATCTTTGAATATCAATGGCCAGGAGACTGCGATGCCCTCTGGCCGAGTTGATTCGTTAAACAGTCTGCCCAAGTCAAATAACCTTCACTCAGATCTCTCGTCTAAAAATCTTGCCGTCAGTAAACCTGAATTGCTACCTTCCACTACCTCTTCTGAGCCGAAGGAGCCTGCCAGGCTTATATCAAAACCATCCCCTCTTAGCATCAACACCGAACCAAAAGACAACCCTAGAGCTGTATCCAATTATCCAGCCTCTCCCTTGGGTTCAAGTCAGAGTCCCATCATTCCGAAGAAGCCGCGTTTATACGAAAGATCTTCAGCTCATGACATTAAGCAGCCCAGCCATTTGTCAACGGCTTCCAGCGAGGAAGCCGGCGACTCTCAGGTAACGGGCCTGAAATCACACCCTTCACGAGATGGAATATCTTCATATATAGGCAAACGTGTCGTAAGTCCGCCGGTGCCATCAAAGCCATCCTCAATCAATACTGCCCAATCCAACAGCCAAGGCCTCGTCTCGTCTACTTCACCGTTCCCTCAAACACCTGAAGCGGCGCGACTTTTTTCTACTTTTTTTGATGTGGCCCCCAGTGCTAAAAATAAAGTCGACATTGATCCTTCCGCCATTCTATCATCCAACTCGGTGCCATCTCCAAAAACGAAAACTGTGAGGAGACAGATCTGGGAATTCGGCAATGATGGTAAAAGGAGGGATTTACCGGCGAACCAAGAATACATTCTTTTTGAACAGAGTATGTATTTGTGCATTCACACCTTCGAGACCGCCAATGGATCTAGCACCACCCAGACGCATTTGTGGTGTGGCGATGGTATCAGTGAAGGCACTATCGAAGACGCTCAGCTATTCGCCCGCAAACTGGCCAGGGAGAACAACTCTAAACTCGAGATTTTGCGACAAGGGAAGGAGACAGCGAATTTCATCCAAGCGCTTGGAGGCATTATCCTTACGCGGCGGGGATCAAGTAGCCGAGCCGATTCTCCGGCTCTATACATGCTCTGCGGCCGCAGGCATCTAGGCCAGATAGCTTTCGATGAGGTCGATATGACGCGTCAAAGTCTCTGTTCTGGGTATCCTTTCATTTTATCTGCGAAATTTGGCAACTTGTATCTGTGGAAAGGACGAGGTAGCACCGCGGACGAACTCGGATGTGCGCGACTCATTGGAATGGACCTCGGGTTGACGGGTGAAATCGAAGAAATCACCGAAGGCGAAGAGCCAAGCAGTTTTTTTGATTGTTTTCCCAATTCCCATGTTGATCGAACGTATCCATCCGCTGATCATTGGAGATTCAAGGCAAACAATGAGAAATTTTGCTCCCGATTGTTCCGAATAGACCATGGACTTGGTCAAGGGTTTGGTGCTGCGTTTTGGAACCGCCGGGGCGCCAATTCCCCCGTAACACGACCAAATGATACGGTGCAGTCAATTGAACCTTTCTGCCAGCGAGATCTCGACAACGGACATATATATGTCCTGGATGCTTTCTTCGAGATTTATGT CATTGTTGGTGGGCAGGCCTTTTCGCGCTCTGCGGAATTCGCATCTGCTCTAGTGTTTGCTCAAGAATACGGTTTCCTCGCTGTTTCTGAACAAGACAGGCCTTTCCTTCCAAAGAGCTATGTTGTCTTAAATGGATTGACAGAAGAGTGCAAGCGCGCGTTTAGAAAGTGGGACGATCGTCTGGATGGTTTTAGCAACGGCCAGCCTGTTCGGGTTCTGCCACTGAATGCGGCAATCGAGGCAATTAGATGA
- the ALO1 gene encoding D-arabinono-1,4-lactone oxidase (CAZy:AA7~EggNog:ENOG410PHKJ~COG:V~BUSCO:3776at33183), giving the protein MDSLDPQVSYELSKLDPDVPFRATKAHLHHTWAKTFYSQPELYIQPESVAEIQKVVNLARKCRRRLVTVGSGHSPSDLTCTSSWIVNLDNFRRILSFSRETGVVTVESGIRLWQLGDELEKCGLMLPNLGSIDSQSIAGVISTGTHGSSLRFGLLSDSVQALSIALANGQVVRCSKTNNPSLFRAALLSLGALGIITEITIQAVPTFNIAWKQTLKSLPQVLEEWDSGLWTSSEYVRVWWLPYLKRAVVWRADKTDLPLRKPRSTFYGGRLGNAIYHNLLYLSNYFPRILPWIEWFIFGMQYGFKPGKYVAEAVEPGRTGLLMNCLYSQFVNEWAIPLEKGPQAISRLSAWLNGDAKAANIPFSPKGLWVHCPIEVRVSDTSKSETPRPYLEQTNKTGPTLYLNATLYRPHLRDPPCTARYYEAFEWLMRDLGGRPHWAKNFGENLGPADFQEMYGADLNEWLRVRNEADPHGMFLGEWHRRTLLPAQHAVSNSSEFPLAEREKGRRKFGKWGSGDGVEWVGDKSWSHPNAQLDKPGESEKFEAASPSPPATATSEESFDYLAHGEASIMGSSNPNGQDSSNF; this is encoded by the coding sequence ATGGACTCACTTGATCCACAGGTGTCATACGAGCTGTCAAAGCTCGACCCAGACGTCCCGTTTCGAGCGACCAAAGCGCACTTGCACCACACTTGGGCCAAGACGTTTTATTCCCAGCCGGAGCTTTACATCCAGCCTGAATCTGTTGCTGAAATTCAAAAGGTTGTCAATCTAGCGCGCAAATGCCGTCGACGGCTCGTGACCGTGGGCAGCGGCCACTCACCTTCAGATTTGACCTGTACATCATCGTGGATTGTCAACCTTGACAATTTCCGTCGTATCCTGTCGTTCTCACGCGAGACGGGAGTGGTAACTGTTGAATCGGGAATAAGGCTGTGGCAGCTGGGTGACGAATTAGAAAAATGCGGTTTGATGCTGCCAAATCTCGGAAGCATTGACAGTCAGTCAATTGCGGGTGTGATATCTACTGGCACCCATGGTAGCTCTTTGCGGTTCGGGTTGCTGTCCGATTCGGTGCAGGCGCTGTCGATAGCGCTTGCAAATGGTCAGGTCGTGAGATGTAGCAAGACGAACAATCCTTCGCTATTTCGAGCTGCTCTCTTGTCGCTTGGTGCTCTCGGGATCATCACTGAGATAACGATCCAGGCTGTGCCCACGTTCAATATCGCCTGGAAACAGACCCTAAAATCTCTACCGCAAGTGTTGGAAGAATGGGACTCTGGGTTATGGACGAGCTCGGAATACGTTCGTGTTTGGTGGCTGCCTTATCTTAAGCGTGCTGTCGTTTGGCGCGCCGACAAAACCGATCTGCCACTTCGGAAACCACGTTCAACTTTCTATGGTGGCCGATTGGGCAACGCAATTTATCACAATTTGCTGTACCTGTCCAATTACTTTCCAAGAATATTACCCTGGATCGAATGGTTCATTTTCGGCATGCAATATGGCTTCAAACCTGGAAAATACGTGGCAGAAGCGGTTGAACCTGGCCGAACTGGTTTGCTAATGAATTGCCTGTACTCCCAATTCGTCAATGAATGGGCTATTCCTCTCGAAAAGGGACCACAAGCGATCTCTCGGCTGTCAGCATGGCTCAATGGCGATGCTAAGGCTGCTAACATTCCGTTCAGTCCCAAGGGGTTGTGGGTCCATTGCCCAATTGAAGTCCGAGTTTCGGATACATCTAAATCGGAGACACCCCGGCCCTATTTGGAGCAAACCAACAAAACTGGCCCGACGCTTTATCTCAACGCCACACTTTACCGCCCACATCTTCGCGATCCGCCTTGTACAGCAAGATACTATGAAGCGTTTGAATGGTTGATGAGGGATTTGGGTGGGCGTCCTCACTGGGCCAAAAATTTTGGTGAAAACCTAGGGCCTGCCGATTTCCAGGAAATGTATGGCGCTGATTTGAATGAATGGCTGCGAGTCAGAAATGAGGCTGACCCTCACGGGATGTTCTTGGGTGAGTGGCATCGGAGAACGCTTCTTCCCGCCCAGCACGCTGTTTCCAACAGTTCCGAGTTCCCGCTAGCAGAGCGGGAAAAGGGTCGACGAAAATTTGGGAAATGGGGCTCTGGTGATGGCGTTGAGTGGGTCGGAGATAAATCATGGTCTCATCCAAATGCTCAGCTTGACAAACCTGGTGAAAGTGAGAAGTTTGAAGCTGCTTCTCCCAGCCCACCTGCAACCGCAACTAGCGAAGAAAGCTTTGACTATTTGGCACATGGCGAAGCAAGCATCATGGGATCGTCCAACCCCAATGGACAAGATAGTTCTAATTTTTAA